GCCGATTCCTTTTTCGCGCAGGAGAAGTTTTAATTTTTTTATCTGCTCGTATGAAATTCCAAATAAAAATTCCTCCATCGCTTGACTTACTTCTGTTATTTTTAGTTGAGTGCGAATAAATTGTGTCCAAACTTCATCCATCTGGAACGAAAACATTATAAGTTCACTCGTTCCCATCATAGTGCCAAAAGCTGGCGCAAGGGTTCGTCTCGCTTTCCATACGCAAGTTAAAACCGGTGCAATGTCTGCAATATTTTGATCTGCCCTGTGCTCCCAAAGCAAAAGGAGCGAAGTTCCTAATTGCCGTCTAAAATCAATATCCAAAGAATCGTCTTTTACGAGATTTAAATATACATCTTCGACCAAAAGCAAAAACATCATCGAAACAGTTTCGTCTTTAAATGCTTGAATCAGTTTTTCTGAAATTTTATTTTTTTCAGCAGACGAGTCATCTTTTTTCGCATTCAAGTCTTTTGTGTCGTTTATGTTTTGAGCCAATTTTGCAAGCGAAGAAAAAGTGTGAAGTTTCGCAGTTAAAAATCCTTTTCCTAAAGTTGCTTTGCTCGGCAGTTGAATAAAAGTGCGGCCGTAGTCGGACGAGCTGTCAACCAAAAGTTCTATTATGTCTTGTGGCGTTCTTGTTTCTGCCGTAAGTTTTGCTTTGGAAAGCAGAGAAGGAAATTCCATTATCGCAGTAACGAGCCTTTTTAAATCTCCCATTCGTTTTTGGAATACTTCTTTATGCTGAGGAGAATAAAGGGCAAGCTGAGAATTCAATTCGTCGCAAATAACTTTTTGACTCGGCGTTAAGATAACAATTCCGTTATCATTTTCGTCGTCAAAGTTATTGTTGTTTTCGAGGAAAAAATTCAAATCTATTTGATTAAAATTCTGCTCATTTAAGTTTGGCTGCATAAGTTTATCACGCTTTTAGTTTTTTCAAGCAAAGTATATCACAAATTAGTCTAAATTCAACAAGACTCCTTACCGATAGAAATGTATGAAGCGGTTTTTGTTTTCTTCTTTTATCGCAGTTTTCTCGATTTATTCATTTTTTGCACAGCCCTCAATTTTTGCAGAAAAAAAATCACTTTTGATAACTCCAGATGATATAAGGCTTGTCTACGATGAAGGAAAAACCTTTGAAAATTCTCAAGGATATAATCTTTATATAAGAAAAAAAAGCGGGATAGAGTCCGTTATGCTCACGGAAACAACAAAGGACTATTCTGGCAACTCTGCGAACTACGCATACCGCGCAAAAACTTACAATGCTATAAATGGCGACGAAAAACGATATTTAAACGGCAAGCCATTAGAATCATCTTATTCAAAATATTCGTTAATCGACTCTTCTGTGGAGGCGGATAGCGAATTTGGCGACTGTTTTCATATTTATATTCCTTCAGAATTAGAATATGGCTATCCTTGGTCGCGAAATGGAACTGTAAAAATCGGGCGTGGAACTTTTATAAATATTCGTGCGTTTGAAAAAAAATACGGCGACTACACAGGCGCTTTTTTGGATAATCCTTTTATGTTCGACTTTGGAAAAGTTCAAAAAACTGCTCCAAAAAAACAAGAAACACAAATAAAAACTGAACAGCCACAAAAAACTTTGCCACTACAAAAAACACCAGTTGTCGAAAAACTTCCCGAACCTACACCAGTTATAGAAGAAATCGCTGATTTTGAAGAGCCAATAGTCCTAACCGACGACTACAATCCGCTTGCAGCGTCTAGTTTTTCCGATATTGCAAATTTTAACGGTGGCGTCATGTGTTTTTCAAAAGGACCGCAATCGATAGTCGACGACATAATGAAAAGTCTAAATCGCATAACAAAAAAAGACAGCGTCGATATAGTTTTTGCAATAGACGCAACCGGAAGCATGAAAGACGATGTGCAAAAGTTGCGCGAAGAATGGATTCCGCGTCTTACACAAAATTTAAAAACTTATAAGAGCGTAAGAATTGCCCTGCTTTTGTATCGCGATTACAACGACACATTTAGATATATGGGACTTCCTGTAAAGCGATATGAGTTTTGCGATTCGGTTGAAGCATTCAACAAGAATTTAAACGATTTCATTATTTACGGAAACGAAGGTGGTGATATTCCAGAAGCGGTTTACGAAGCCTTGTATGCATCATTAAATTTTTACAAATGGCGAAAAAATGCTTATAAAAAAATAATCTTAATCGGCGATGCAGAGCCACATCCAATACCGCGAGGAACAGGAAAGTATACAAAACAACTTGTTGCAACTCTTGCACAAAAAAAGAATGTTGTTATCGATGCAATAATAGTTCCAGACGACAAAAGCCTGCGTGGTCGTTAAAAATATTCCAGCCAATTTTCGATTTTGAATTTGGGCGGCTTTTTGCTTCACTTGTGTTCCGCAAAAATCGGGCTTTGCGTGGTTCGCTAAGCGCTCATCGTCCTCGTCGCTACGCTCCTGCGGTCGACGCTGTGCACACGGATGTGCACTTACAATCAGTGCTGACAGTTTTTGTAAGAAAACTGTCCGTTTCAAGAAAACACGGAAGTTTTCTTGAAACTCCAATCCCTGCCGCTTTGTCGCAAACTGACATTTGTCGCACACGGATGTGCGACCTACAAGCAATGTAAAAAATTGCTTTTAATTTTTGTTTGGAATTTTTTCGAGTGAAATTTCGGAAAGTTTTTTATATGCTGCTGGAATGCTTCCTGGCGCAGAAGATTTGTATATCTCAAGAATTTCGTTAAAAATCGGTTCTGCATATTCATATTTTTTTTGCTTCATATAGAGATGACCTATTTCGTAACGCGCTTCTATATAAACGCTAGGCCAGTCCCTAAAACGCAATGTAGCCTCTTCGTAATAAGCCAAAGCTGCTTTGTAATTTCCAATCTCAAAATTTGACTGCCCATTTTGAATCAATTCTTGTGCAGTTAAATTTTCTGGAATTTCCTTTGGAACAGAATTGCAAGAATAAAAATAAATCGTAAAAACTACAAAAAATGATTTTAATAAAATTGAGTTTAGTTTCATAATTGCCCCACTATATCATTTGCTTGCCTATAAAACAACGGTAGCCTTTTAAAGTTAAAAATTTTTAGAAACCACAAGCCTGTTTTTTCCTGCTGTTTTTCCTCTATAAAGACACTCATCTGCATCTTGCAAAACATCTTCGGCATTTGCCCATTTGCGAGATGAACTCAATCCAAAGGTTGCTGTAACAAAGAGTTTTTTTTCATCGTAAATTATAGGCTTTTGGATTATTTCTTTTCGTGCTTTTTCCAAATCGCTTATCGTATTTTGGTCAATTTTTGGATAGATAATCAAAAATTCTTCGCCACCCCAGCGGCCAATACGAATTGGTTCTTTAAAATATTCCCAAAAAGATTTTGTAAAAGACTTTAAAATTGTGTCGCCTGCATCATGACCGTAAGTGTCGTTTAACTTTTTAAAATCGTCTATGTCAAAAATACAGATAGCGTAATCAATGTTTTTATTTTTCTTTTGTTTTTGAATGTCTGCAAAAACTTCTAGCGTTCGCCTTCGGTTCATAAGTCCTGTAAGAGAATCGTGCTTTGAAATATATTCAAGTTTTTTCTGGAGAATGCTGTTCTTCTTTTTATAGAGCCGTAAAGAAATATCTGTCATAAGGCACAGATAAAACAAAAAAC
This sequence is a window from Treponema pectinovorum. Protein-coding genes within it:
- a CDS encoding vWA domain-containing protein, with translation MKRFLFSSFIAVFSIYSFFAQPSIFAEKKSLLITPDDIRLVYDEGKTFENSQGYNLYIRKKSGIESVMLTETTKDYSGNSANYAYRAKTYNAINGDEKRYLNGKPLESSYSKYSLIDSSVEADSEFGDCFHIYIPSELEYGYPWSRNGTVKIGRGTFINIRAFEKKYGDYTGAFLDNPFMFDFGKVQKTAPKKQETQIKTEQPQKTLPLQKTPVVEKLPEPTPVIEEIADFEEPIVLTDDYNPLAASSFSDIANFNGGVMCFSKGPQSIVDDIMKSLNRITKKDSVDIVFAIDATGSMKDDVQKLREEWIPRLTQNLKTYKSVRIALLLYRDYNDTFRYMGLPVKRYEFCDSVEAFNKNLNDFIIYGNEGGDIPEAVYEALYASLNFYKWRKNAYKKIILIGDAEPHPIPRGTGKYTKQLVATLAQKKNVVIDAIIVPDDKSLRGR
- a CDS encoding tetratricopeptide repeat protein, which encodes MKLNSILLKSFFVVFTIYFYSCNSVPKEIPENLTAQELIQNGQSNFEIGNYKAALAYYEEATLRFRDWPSVYIEARYEIGHLYMKQKKYEYAEPIFNEILEIYKSSAPGSIPAAYKKLSEISLEKIPNKN
- a CDS encoding GGDEF domain-containing protein — translated: MNRLLFFFIKNKLTVTIFGSLVCHVIWIPILFSFMGSEFLPSAVANTLIVIILSIILLKRKKLKQVTILTIYILCITAYSILQAVTTQLGCGMGLFLLACIPAISLAFTKEKPPKFYFIFMDTILVLGIAFITFIKLYKLPPQQLFLPERRTFLKMGEVFYTIVNLSFLFYLCLMTDISLRLYKKKNSILQKKLEYISKHDSLTGLMNRRRTLEVFADIQKQKKNKNIDYAICIFDIDDFKKLNDTYGHDAGDTILKSFTKSFWEYFKEPIRIGRWGGEEFLIIYPKIDQNTISDLEKARKEIIQKPIIYDEKKLFVTATFGLSSSRKWANAEDVLQDADECLYRGKTAGKNRLVVSKNF